The genomic window CTCGTTCGCAGGGGCGGCGGGGTTCGCAGCGTTGACTGTTTCGGTGGCGTCGGCGGGCTCATCGGCAGGCTCCTGCGCACTGGCCGATGGCGATGGAGACGCTGCCGCTTCCAAGGCAATCCGATAGTCGCCGATTTGAATGACGTCGGTTAGCCCAAGTTCCTTCTCTTCGGTCAGGAGTTGTCCGTTGACGTGGGTTCCTCCGCTGGACATCCAGTCGTGCAACAGCAGGCGGTTGCTTTCGAAACTGAGCCGGCAGTGAATACCGGACAGGCCTTCGCCGCCCAACTGAAACCCACAGTTGGATGAAGCGCCAATGAACACACCTTCTTCGGCATTCAGTACGCTGTGCGCGGTTTGACCGGCCGAATTGGTCGCGACCAAACGAATGGATTGAGGAAGCGTTTGCTGAGAAATCATGATTGGACTCCTGGAGCGGCCGCAGTGGCAGTGGCCAGTGAGGGGGCGGGCGTCGGGGCAGGCGAGGCATCCGCGGTCGCCGCACCGGCGGTTGGCGCGGCCGCTTCGGGACGTGCCGTGGCTGGTGACTGCTTGCCAGTGTGTAGACGGTCCATGGCGCGAAACAGTAACTCCGCGGTGCATGGCCGCGCGATCACGGCATCCGGGATAAATCCGATTCTGTCATGCCAGGGAAAGGTTTTCGCTGGCGTGTCGGCGGCTAGAATGGCGACTCGACGGATCCGTTCGGATTGGGGCGTTTGTTTGGAAAAAAGTTGCTGCATCAACTGAAGGGAAAGGTCGTCGTCAGCGGCGAACACTAGGGTGTGAGGCACGGCGCGTTTCAACACCAACTGCAAAGCCAGTTTGTCGCGGACGACCTTGCCGCCGTAGCGGTGATCGGATTCCTCGATTGAGGAGCGCAGGTTCTGAGCGGCCATGGCATTGGGTTCAAAGACCACAAACTGGCCCGCGACGGCCTGCGTGCGTTGCTCTACCAGTTCGGCCAGCAAGAACCCACGGAGCACTTGATGCACCTCGTCGGTGTTCCAGCCCAGCGTATCAGCCAGCTGTTGGGCATCTTTGGGTTCGGCCAGCGTTTGCAACACCTTCATGTGGCGAGCGCTTAAGCCGGCACGATCCAGGTTTTGCCCACGAATCGCTCGCCGCACGTAGGTCTGGTTCTCCGCAACGGCTTCATCGCTATCGCTGCCGTGGATCTCTCCTTCGACCAGCAGCGCCAACAGGCTGATGTCCAGCGGCAGACTTTTCTGTAGCGAGTTATCGACATGTCCGGCTTCGAACCGAAACACGGTCAGTTTGCGGGTGAAAGCGTAGCGCACCAACATGGCGGCTTGATAACGCAACAGTTTGGTCATCAGCCGCGGATCCAAGACCTTTTGGTCCAACAGCTGTACAAACCCATCCACCTCCGCACAGCTGCGACCTCCGATGGTCATCTTCAGCACGGGTGCCAGGTTTTGAAGTGATTTGGGCAGGCGATCCATCATCAACTCGACCTGCTCCGCGTCGATGCCGGCGGCATACACGCCTTGGATCCGGCCTTTGTCCAAGTGGAAACGGATGCGGGCTCGGTCGGCTTCCACTTCCAACACGCCCTGCTTACGACCGTTGTTCAGAAAATCCAGCAGCTCACGGATGCCAAAGCAGGCCAGCGATCCGCTTAATGCCGCTTCGTCCATCTGTTGAATAACTTCGGGTACGGCCGTGCCATCGGACTGCGATGACACGATCATTGCCGCCGTATCCAAAGCGTTGGCGACGGTGGTCCGCAACAGTTCTTCGGTATAGGGTTTGGGAAGCATGTCGACGACGTTGTCCATGTCGACATATTCCGCATACGCTTTCTTTCGCAGCGTGGAACTGACCACCACGGGGATGCGAGCCAGTTCGTGCTGTTCGACCAACTGGCAACACACGTCATAACCG from Roseimaritima ulvae includes these protein-coding regions:
- a CDS encoding response regulator encodes the protein MSDKTVLVIDDSATIRKLVDTHLSPVGYRVVLAPNAEEGLQLALDVQPDLILLDHQLPGTTGYDVCCQLVEQHELARIPVVVSSTLRKKAYAEYVDMDNVVDMLPKPYTEELLRTTVANALDTAAMIVSSQSDGTAVPEVIQQMDEAALSGSLACFGIRELLDFLNNGRKQGVLEVEADRARIRFHLDKGRIQGVYAAGIDAEQVELMMDRLPKSLQNLAPVLKMTIGGRSCAEVDGFVQLLDQKVLDPRLMTKLLRYQAAMLVRYAFTRKLTVFRFEAGHVDNSLQKSLPLDISLLALLVEGEIHGSDSDEAVAENQTYVRRAIRGQNLDRAGLSARHMKVLQTLAEPKDAQQLADTLGWNTDEVHQVLRGFLLAELVEQRTQAVAGQFVVFEPNAMAAQNLRSSIEESDHRYGGKVVRDKLALQLVLKRAVPHTLVFAADDDLSLQLMQQLFSKQTPQSERIRRVAILAADTPAKTFPWHDRIGFIPDAVIARPCTAELLFRAMDRLHTGKQSPATARPEAAAPTAGAATADASPAPTPAPSLATATAAAPGVQS